The Argopecten irradians isolate NY chromosome 6, Ai_NY, whole genome shotgun sequence genome has a window encoding:
- the LOC138324987 gene encoding LOW QUALITY PROTEIN: uncharacterized protein (The sequence of the model RefSeq protein was modified relative to this genomic sequence to represent the inferred CDS: deleted 1 base in 1 codon): protein MYIRLTMENTDKPEDECDEGEEEKKKTFINSSTEEGGTITVVNSRTEEGGTTTDVNNSTEESDTTTDINNSTEERAGGTTTDVNNSTEESDTTTDINNSTEESGTTTVVNNSTEESGTTTVVNNSAEESGTTTVVNNSTEESSTTTVVNNSTEESGTTTVINNSTEENGRTTVVNNSTEDGTTTVVNNSTEESGTTTVVNNSTEESGTTTVSNSTEESSTTTVVNNSTEESGTTTVINNSTEENGTTTVVNNSTEESGTTTVVNNSTEESGTTTVVNNSTEESGTTTVVNNSTEESGTTTVVNNSTEESGTTTVVNNSTEERASGTTTVINNSTEENGTTTVVNNSTEESGTKTVVNNSTEESGTTTVVNNSTEENGRTTVVNNSTEVSGSTTDVNNSRDKDGTKTVVNKSTEEGSTTADTNNSTEEGGTTTDVNNSTEEGGVTTVINNHIEESSVTTVVNNSTGEGGTTTDVNSSTEEGGVTTVVNNNKGEVSTTTVVNNSTEEGGVTTVVNNNKWEVGTTTVVNNSTVESSATTVVNNNKGEVGTTTVVNNSTEKGGTTTDVNNSTEEGGATTDVNNSTEEGGTTTDVNNSTEEGGVTTDVNNSTEESGTTTDVNNSTEESGTTTDVNNSTEEGGTTTDVNNSTEEGDTTDEDIFKEDEFPHKTHSILNIRHLLEEADKSLNLTNAFQSCALESDSYEEDNMGPSDEEIVKHMPMYRSNSSGRTLKQKVKTHFSSECRKRRVQTLSQHYSLKPKTTTEDASSKDLCLKVKSPTKVDSPLRRTSETPTSSYCDKLKGKKISSLKTSNPEQSQEARQSAALRTRRCKESDTLAICGYCDNRKVARYSCEDCLINCCSICIHALHSRHTRFRNHRIQKGQTVLRCEVHEEPLNWYCLTCDHPVCAASLAYSGHTLHDVEKLEIYVKNEKRQLIELQREVGSRCLEKAHINLTALQECEESVRLEWIYQKQNIQHEFAALRQILNEKECSLIKEGKKDFDSKMRHLSLLRRKYGDIVDREARLAQVSLDSVNRTTKTHFLKTVNCVQEQLWKFQQETEAIPTVNLTSMTPSSTPLSLFLVTTHLQQLKLTFACSAIRPHQRVVYIPEDTIQAPITTHELWDTPDIPLPSVIITYSIEIKEGCSSQDHLWKGRISPGSLLFNSPNTCLLNASSRYLMKVTPYFRTMTSSVTYETTPGKSCHILIITASNAMDESPDQMILSQLQINIRNLSQSFEVK, encoded by the exons ACGATTGACAATGGAAAACACAGACAAACCTGAAGATGAATGTGATGAAGGAGAggaggaaaaaaagaaaacattcatAAACAGTAGTACGGAAGAGGGCGGTACGATAACGGTCGTAAACAGCAGGACGGAGGAGGGCGGTACAACAACGGATGTAAACAACAGTACAGAGGAGAGTGATACGACAACGGACATCAACAACAGTACGGAGGAGAGAGCG GGCGGTACAACAACGGATGTAAACAACAGTACAGAGGAGAGTGATACGACAACGGACATCAACAACAGTACGGAAGAGAGCGGTACGACTACGGTCGTAAACAACAGTACGGAAGAGAGCGGTACGACTACGGTCGTAAACAACAGTGCGGAAGAGAGCGGTACGACTACGGTCGTAAACAACAGTACGGAAGAGAGCAGTACGACTACGGTCGTAAACAACAGTACGGAAGAGAGCGGTACAACTACGGTCATAAACAACAGTACGGAAGAGAACGGTAGGACTACGGTCGTAAACAACAGTACGGAAGA CGGTACGACTACGGTCGTAAACAACAGTACGGAGGAGAGCGGTACGACTACGGTCGTAAACAACAGTACGGAAGAGAGCGGTACGACTACGGTC AGCAACAGTACGGAAGAGAGCAGTACGACTACGGTCGTAAACAACAGTACGGAAGAGAGCGGTACAACTACGGTCATAAACAACAGTACGGAAGAGAACGGTACGACTACGGTCGTAAACAACAGTACGGAAGAGAGCGGTACGACAACGGTCGTAAACAACAGTACGGAAGAGAGC GGTACGACTACGGTCGTAAACAACAGTACGGAAGAGAGCGGTACGACTACGGTCGTAAACAACAGTACGGAAGAGAGCGGTACGACAACGGTCGTAAACAACAGTACGGAGGAGAGCGGTACGACTACGGTCGTAAACAACAGTACGGAAGAGAGAGCG AGCGGTACAACTACGGTCATAAACAACAGTACGGAAGAGAACGGTACGACTACGGTCGTAAACAACAGTACGGAAGAGAGCGGTACGAAAACGGTCGTAAACAACAGTACGGAAGAGAGCGGTACGACTACGGTCGTAAACAACAGTACGGAAGAGAACGGTAGGACTACGGTCGTAAACAACAGTACGGAGGTGAGCGGTTCAACAACGGACGTAAACAATAGTAGAGATAAGGACGGTACGAAAACGGTCGTAAACAAAAGTACAGAGGAGGGCAGTACGACAGCGGACACAAACAACAGTACGGAGGAGGGCGGTACGACAACGGACGTAAACAACAGTACGGAGGAGGGCGGTGTAACAACGGTCATAAACAACCACATAGAGGAGAGCAGTGTAACAACAGTCGTAAACAACAGTACAGGGGAGGGTGGTACGACAACGGACGTAAACAGCAGTACGGAGGAGGGCGGTGTAACAACGGTCGTTAACAACAATAAAGGGGAGGTTAGTACGACAACGGTCGTAAACAACAGTACGGAGGAGGGCGGTGTAACAACGGTCGTTAACAACAATAAATGGGAGGTTGGTACGACAACGGTCGTAAACAACAGTACGGTGGAGAGCAGTGCAACAACGGTCGTAAACAACAATAAAGGGGAGGTTGGTACGACAACGGTCGTAAACAACAGTACGGAGAAGGGCGGTACAACAACGGACGTAAACAACAGTACGGAGGAGGGCGGTGCAACAACGGACGTAAACAACAGTACGGAGGAGGGTGGTACAACAACGGACGTAAACAACAGTACGGAGGAGGGTGGTGTAACAACGGACGTAAATAACAGTACGGAGGAGAGCGGTACAACAACGGACGTAAACAACAGTACGGAGGAGAGCGGTACAACAACGGACGTAAACAACAGTACGGAGGAGGGTGGTACAACAACGGACGTAAACAACAGTACGGAGGAGGGCGATACAACAGACGAAGACATTTTCAAAGAAGATGAATTTCCACATAAAACTCATTCAATCTTGAATATAAGACATTTATTGGAAGAAGCAGACAAATCTCTGAATCTGACAAATGCATTTCAAAGTTGTGCACTAGAAAGTGATTCGTATGAAGAAGACAACATGGGGCCATCTGACGAAGAAATAGTCAAACACATGCCGATGTACCGGAGTAATAGCTCCGGGAGAACCTTAAAACAGAAAGTGAAGACACATTTTTCATCTGAATGTCGTAAAAGACGGGTACAAACATTATCTCAGCATTATTCTCTTAAGCCAAAAACAACAACCGAAGATGCTTCTTCAAAAGACCTTTGTTTGAAAGTCAAAAGTCCTACCAAAGTGGATTCGCCTTTACGTCGAACATCAGAGACACCTACGTCATCATACTGTGATAAACtaaaaggaaagaaaatatCTTCACTCAAAACATCTAACCCTGAACAATCACAGGAAGCGAGGCAATCGGCTGCGCTAAGAACACGGCGCTGTAAAGAGTCTGATACACTTGCTATTTGTGGATATTGTGATAATAGAAAAGTAGCACGATATTCATGTGAAGACTGTCTCATAAACTGTTGCTCCATATGTATACATGCTCTCCACTCACGCCACACACGGTTTAGGAATCACAGAATCCAGAAGGGACAGACCGTCTTACGCTGTGAAGTTCACGAGGAACCGCTGAATTGGTACTGCCTTACTTGTGACCATCCAGTCTGTGCAGCGAGTCTAGCCTATTCCGGTCATACCCTGCATGACGTGGAGAAATTGGAAATTTACGTCAAAAATGAAAAG AGACAGCTGATTGAGTTACAGAGAGAGGTCGGGTCGAGATGTTTGGAGAAAGCCCACATTAACCTGACAGCGCTTCAGGAGTGTGAAGAGTCAGTAAGA CTTGAGTGGATTTACCAGAAACAAAACATCCAACATGAATTTGCAGCATTGAGACAAATACTAAACGAGAAAGAATGTAGCCTGATCAAGGAAGGGAAGAAG GACTTTGATTCCAAGATGCGTCATTTAAGTTTATTAAGGCGTAAATACGGGGACATTGTGGACAGAGAGGCGAGACTAGCTCAAGTATCGCTGGACAGTGTGAATAGAACCACGAAAACACACTTCCTCAAG ACAGTGAACTGCGTACAGGAACA GTTATGGAAATTTCAACAAGAAACCGAAGCTATCCCGACCGTGAATCTAACAAGCATGACACCTTCATCTACTCCTCTCAGTTTATTCCTAGTAACCACGCATTTACAACAGCTAAAATTAACATTCG CATGTTCAGCAATACGTCCCCACCAAAGAGTGGTATATATACCAGAAGATACCATCCAAGCACCTATCACAACACACGAACTGTGGGATACCCCGGATATCCCGCTTCCATCGGTCATCATTACATACTCCATAGAAATAAAGGAGGGGTGTTCCAGTCAGGACCATCTCTGGAAGGGCAGGATCAGTCCAGGGTCTCTTCTTTTTAACTCCCCAAATACGTGTTTACTCAATGCAAGCAGTAGATATCTTATGAAGGTTACTCCTTACTTCCGGACGATGACGAGTTCTGTGACGTACGAAACAACACCCGGGAAGTCATGTCACATCCTAATTATTACAG CTTCTAATGCCATGGACGAATCTCCTGACCAGATGATATTGTCACAGCTCCAGATAAACATCCGGAATTTATCACAGAGTTTTGAGGTAAAATAA